In Phaenicophaeus curvirostris isolate KB17595 chromosome 30, BPBGC_Pcur_1.0, whole genome shotgun sequence, the genomic window GTCACCCTGAGCCCACGGCCAGTCCAAACCTGGGTGTGGATTGTGAGCAGGACCTCCTGCGAGGGGCAGGGAtgggctgggggcagcaggGTGGGCAGCTGGGGCACAGGGACTGGCATCTCCTGTCTCTAAACAAGCTGGTTGctccttctcccacctccaGACTACCTGAAGGATGAGCTAGATCGTTACGTGCAGCAGCTCCAGATCGTACGAGTCGTGCggcagaaggagagaaaagggcTGATCACGGCACGGCTGCTGGGGGCCAGCGTGGCCAGCGGTGAGGTCCTCACCTTCCTGGATGCCCACTGTGAGTACCCAGCACCTCCTGGGTTCCCCAGGGAGCCAGGGGGGATGAAGTTcttcttgggaagaaatgttttcctgtgagggtggggaggccctggcccagattgcccagagaagtggtggctgccccatccctacaggtgttgaagaccaggttggatggggcttggagcagcctgatccgcTGGAAGGTGTTGGAAATGGATGGATTTGGAGGTTCTTTCCAAACCAAacggttccatgattctatgaagttgtCTCCACTCAATGGCCAACCCTTCCTCATGCCACAGGTGAATGTTTTCATGGCTGGCTGGAGCCCCTCTTATCCCGCATCGCTGAAGAGCCCACAGCTGTGGTAAGCCCTGACATCGCCACCATCGATCTCAACACCTTCGAGTTCTCCAAGCCTATCCAAAATGGCAAACAGCACAGCCGAGGCAACTTCGACTGGAGCCTGACCTTCGGCTGGGAGATTGTCCCACCCCgggagaagcagaggaggaaggatgagACCTACCCCATCAAGTGAGTCATGACAGGaggggtttgttcagcctggagaagaggagggtccagggagaccttagagcagcctcaaGAACAAGgcggggctcttgatcagggagtgcaggggtaggacaaggggaacagttttgagctgaaagcgGGGAGATTGagtgagattttaggaagaaatattcccCTATGAGGGTGGGtcaggcccaggttgcccagagacatcgtggctgccccatccctggaggtgttcaagggcaggtaggatggggcttagagcccctgatccagtgggaggtgtccctgcccatggcaggaagtTGGAGCTAAATgtgctttgatgtcccttccaacccaaaccattattGATTCTGACTTTTGCCCACTTTGGAGCTGGTGTCCTGGTAGCCCAGGTGGGATGAGCCTTGGGGGAACACCGTGTCCATAGCCAAAGGCTGCAAGGTGACCTGGATGAGTGTGGGTGGCAGCTGCAGGGTTGCTTAGGGAGGCATAGCCAAGGGTGGAAGAGTTGGGTGCCCTCTGCTGGGAAACTGCCCCTTCAGTcggttttgctctttttttttttccaacaaacaGATTTTCCCTGTTGGTTTTTGCACCTCTGGGTGGGTGATGCTGTCGTTTCCCCTGTGGGATGCTTGGTTTGGGGGATCTCAGGTGGCTTTTGcctgggaagagaaggctcaggcgAGGCCAGAGGTGTCAGAGGAGAAACGTCTGTCATGGTTTGTTGAACAGGAACCATTTGCAAATCCACCTTTGAACAGCCTCTAGGCAGCCCTCTGCTCCTACAAAGCCTCTTGTGAAGGGTTTAATCCCTGTCttgtatctttttcttctcaaacaCCCAACTGCCTGGACAAGGGGTGGGCACCTGCGCTGGCCAAGCAGCCTGAAGACTTCACTTGTGGATCAGATCGCACAACCTCCTATTTTTAACCCCTATTTTGCACAGGGAGAAAccttctatgtttttttttcatctgtactTGTCCATCAGTGCCCCACAAGTAGCCAGGTGCTCCCACCGGGAGATACCGGACACGCTGCCTGGCCCCAGCCGCAGCCTGGCCGCAGGTCTGGCTTTGTGCAGAGGTCACttgggagatgtccctgtcccaATAAAGGTCCCTTGTACCACGAGCCGCCTGTTTGGCTCCCGGCAGCATCTCATCTCCGCTTGGCAGGAATGCAGCTGCTCAGCGGATCCTGttgaataaaagcaaatttctgTTCCCAGCTCTAAAGATCAGATGGAAAAGACTAGAGAAGCAGAGCAGTGAATGGGGCGACGGGCGCTGAGCTCTaatctccccccttctttttgGCGATTGGTTTTCAGTAACAATATCCTCCTTGCGCTTTCAGCCGAGGCCCCGCAGTGTCACACTGGCACCACCGCCTCTGGCCAATCTTGGCAGCATGAATGGCCCCTCTGGCAAAGCCACcgcatggaatcatggaatgggttgggttggaagggacctcaaagcccacccagttccactccctgccatgggcagggacacctcccactggatcaggggctccaagccccatccaacctggccttgaacccctccagggatggggcagccaccactgctctgggaaaccagggtctccccacccttacagcaaaacacttcatctcaatcttccctatttcagctcaaaaccattcctgtcatcccatccctgcaatccctgatcaagagccccttcccagctttcctggagcccctttcagtgctccaggctgaacaatcccagctctctcaaatccaaggcacagctggatgAGGACATGGCTGCAAAGTCCTCGGTGCCCACCACGAGGGTTGTGATGTCCCCAAAACCCAGGcttctgcttttctatttttatttcaaccctatttttccctgttttgaGCTCTGCTTCTCTGTCTCCTGTAGGTCCCCAACCTTCGCTGGTGGCCTCTTTGCCATCTCCAGGTCCTACTTCAATCACATTGGCTCCTATGATGATCAGATGGAGATCTGGGGAGGCGAGAATGTTGAAATGTCCTTCAGGGTAAGGATGGGTCAGTTCTGTCTTCAAAGGGCATCTGCAGAGATGCTCCTTTTTGTGGGGGCATGGGAGGGCTGGACACACCACGTCTCAGCCATGGTCTCTCTGTAGGTCTGGCAGTGTGGAGGCCAAGTCGAGATCATCCCTTGCTCCGTCGTGGGTCACGTCTTCCGCTCCAAGAGCCCCCACACTTTCCCCAAGGGCACCCAGGTCATCTCCAGGAACCAAGTCCGCCTGGCTGAGGTCTGGATGGATGACTACAAGGAGATCTTCTACAGGAGGAACCAGCAAGCTGCTCAGATGGCCAGAGAGGTATCGGGCGTGCTACTGGGCTGCTGGCTCTCTTGGAGGGCCCAGTCCAGCTGGGAGCTCAGAGGCAGGAGGTGGGCTCagcctggagctgggaaggCAAATGCAGGTAGAAAGATGTAGCCAAAAAactggggtttatttttttctctttagccATGATGTTTTTTAGTAGAAAACCATCAAATTTCCCATCTTTTAAAGTCTTCTTTACACACCAAAGTGTGGTGCTGTGGTGCCAAAATGTCCTGGCCCTCTTGGTGAGCTGAGGGCACCTGCCAAGGACCAGGGATGTCTTGTGAGGTCCCACCACCAGTCTTGGTCCAGAGCAGCTGGTGCCAAGGATTAGGGATGTCATGTGAGGCCCCACCACTGCTCTCAGTACAAAGCACACCGCGATGAACACTGATGAAGGTGGGAGGACCCTTCAGCTCTCAGCTTGGGAGGGGGTTTTGGCTTTCCCTTGCTGGCTTTCCCGGTTAGTTTAATTCTTTTACGTGACTTTGTCGATAGAAGACGTATGGTGACATTACAGACCGGCGCAAGCTGAGAGAGCAGCTCCACTGCAAGAACTTCACCTGGTACCTCCAGACTGTCTACCCAGAGATGTTTGTCCCTGACCTGACTCCAACATTTTACGGAGCGGTAAGGTCCAAATGCGCTTGGAGCGTCCTCCTGGGCTCAGCCCTAGAAACAGCCAGGAcaggctgggtttgggggtttttttcacattgaaGGATTTGGGTGCAACCACATCCGTCACCACGTCTGTCACCAGCTGGCAGGGCCGGTTTTGGCTCCGGATGACTGGAATCCGGCAGAGCTGGTTTGGGGCAAGTTAGGGGTGGGGGACCCGCTGGGATGTGGCACTGGGTGAAAGAGCTGAATGCTTCCACAAGTGCCGGGCTGGCAATGGCATGAAAAACTGAGCTGGGATGGGCAGGATGCGGAACACCGGCTTCATCCATTGGGGTGGGGCTGCCAGGAAAAGCCTCTTTTCTCTGAGCCAGGCACTGAGGTCCAAGTCTGATCCTGCCCAGCCGAGGCGATGGGAGAGCCACCATTGGATGTGATGAGGGCTGGGTGCTGGCTCCCATCCGGGTTTGAATacttctttgctttctggaTCCTTGTCCTGAGCAGCTCTCACCTTTGCCTGAGACAGAGGCGTTGGCATGGGCGTTTCTCACATCCTGGAAAGGACAAGGGACCCGGACGCCGCACCTGGCACTGGGATCATGTTTCTACAGCACTCATTGAGGCCAAACCTCAGGCGGGTCCCCACCCTGGGACCTTGAAGCCCAGCTCACCCCATGCCCCTTGTTTTTCCTCCCTTTGCAGATTAAAAATGAAGGCACCAAGAGCTGCCTGGACGTGGGCGAGAACAACCATGGTGGGAAACCTCTCATCATGTACCCCTGCCACGGCATGGGGGGCAACCAGGTGGGCACGCAGCGACCCCAGtgctttccctctttctccatCCCCATGAGGTGACTTTCTGGTGGTGCAGCAGTGGGAGCTTCTCCTCTCTGGTCTCGCCCCCAGTATTTTGAGTACACGAGTCAGAGGGAGCTGCGGCACAATATCGGGAAGGAGCTTTGCCTGCGGACAGGATCGGAGTCGGCTGAGCTGGGAGAGTGCCAGTATCGAGGGAAACCCAGCCGGGTCCCAGCCAGCGAGGAGTGGGACCTGACACAGGTGAGGAGatgctggaagaggggagattcagatgagatcttagggaaaaatgttttgctgtgagagtggggaggccctgacccatgttacccagagaagtggtggctgcccggTCCCTGGAgttgttgaaggccaggctggatggtgttttgagcaacctgatccagtgggaggcatcctTGCCCGTGGGAGAGGGTTTGAAACTGGttgaactttaaggtcctttccaacctaaaccattctgctATTCCGTGATTCTTCATCCCCAGGATCACTTGAGGGGGTGGTGGCATCATCCTTCTCATGATGA contains:
- the GALNT6 gene encoding polypeptide N-acetylgalactosaminyltransferase 6, with the protein product MKLLRRRYSPLKVALVGAVFVIFIFILQKDVGKKEPGEEPWLKNIVQGRDQVLDLMLGAVNNIRDSMPKLQIGAPVQLEEPLPSARSCLPGVYTAAELRPLMERPPQDPGSPGADGKAFKKDQWTPEETKEKEQGYEKHCFNAFASDRISLQRALGPDSRPPECIDQKFKRCPPLPTTSVVIVFHNEAWSTLLRTVYSVLHTSPALLLKEIILVDDASTDDYLKDELDRYVQQLQIVRVVRQKERKGLITARLLGASVASGEVLTFLDAHCECFHGWLEPLLSRIAEEPTAVVSPDIATIDLNTFEFSKPIQNGKQHSRGNFDWSLTFGWEIVPPREKQRRKDETYPIKSPTFAGGLFAISRSYFNHIGSYDDQMEIWGGENVEMSFRVWQCGGQVEIIPCSVVGHVFRSKSPHTFPKGTQVISRNQVRLAEVWMDDYKEIFYRRNQQAAQMAREKTYGDITDRRKLREQLHCKNFTWYLQTVYPEMFVPDLTPTFYGAIKNEGTKSCLDVGENNHGGKPLIMYPCHGMGGNQYFEYTSQRELRHNIGKELCLRTGSESAELGECQYRGKPSRVPASEEWDLTQERLIKNPASGTCLTARGKHPAMVPCNPADSHQLWSFT